TTCATAATGATCTATTGTTGAATATTGATTTTGAAACTCCCTTCATGTATATATGTGAACCAGAGATTGTGCTTCTAATAATGTATCACAGACATTAAAGCCATAACACTGGATTGTATAACAGAAGTCTTTCCTAGCATTTCCCAGGAGAAGCTGTATTGTTACTGACTTCCCTTTTGTTGTTAATGTTTATGTATGAATTCGTGACAGCAGGACACAGAAAACTTTTGGACATGGTTTAAAATACAACCACTACTTCCTCATAGGCCTCcctgcttttctttcctgcaTCTGTCCCTCCCGTTTTCACAACAGCCCTCCCTGTGTCGCTGTGCTCCTGCCCCTCCTTTTGTCAAGTAACAACAGGCAAACCTTTAGAAGTCCCCACCCCTGCACAGCACACTCATGTGCATGCTTACAGTGGCAGTCAAGATCAGCGGCTCTGATCAGAGCTACTGGGAGTCGACTCACCGGGGCAGATTTTTCTACGTGTGCCCGCTTGTGTGCAGGATTTGAGGAGCCACTGAAGCAATGAGAGAGTTGTGGTGCAGCTGTAATGGGAACAGAAGCGTGAGATGACTGGACACAGATTTCTGTTCTGATTGGGAGATTTTAATAAGGAGTGGCTTCTGTGGGTTTTACTCAACTATTGTTGTGTCAAACTTTGGGCACAAGCTGGTGGGAGGCAGGTGTGGACTTCCTAGTCTCTGAACTGCAGGGTTCAAGTTTTCCCAAAACTTGTCCTCAATCCTTTGTTGTGTAGCCAAAATCTGTCCCCTGCTCGTCTTCACTCTCACCAGCACCACCAACAATGGACCTCACTCTGTGGCAGTACCAGTTCCGGATCATCATGCTGGGGGACTCCACGGTGGGCAAGTCCTCCCTGTTGAAGCGCTACACTGAGAACTCGTTCCTGGAGTCCATCAACCAGACAGTGGGTGTGGACTTTTATGTTCACTTCCTGGAGGTGGAGCTCGGGGTCCGTGTCAAGCTGCAGTTCTGGGACACAGCTGGACAGGAGAGGTTCAGGTGAGGACAAActcatctgtgtctgtgctccACACTAGTGGTAGTTATAGCCAATGTTGGGATTCTTTCCATGAAGGAATGTCTTAATACATCAGATCTACACAAGACATCTTTATGATCAAGGCctggtaataaaaaaaattagatGCACTATCCACGTAAACCAACAGTGCTTATCCTTGTTACGCCAAACCTGTTCATCAGTGTTTGCTTTCAGTTATGACTCTGTATCCACACTCTTACCCACAACACCACTGTGCAGTGTTTACAGGGAACAGTAATTGCAATGCTTAGAATGGAAAAGGCAGATCTTTGAAAAGGCGGTGTTCTCCATGCTAAGCATATTTCATGAAAGGCAGACGAATAACTTGTTTCGTTCGGTCtctaaattcattatttatcttCTCCAGTTGAATGATCCGTAGCAAATTGCAACGTTTGCCCGTTTGTGTTTACCTCCTCTCTGCATGGTATCTGTAGCCTGGTACTCACACATGAGTCAGCTAAAAGCTCTGGCAAATCAAAGTATTCTAATGGAGAAGTCATTCTTCAACAAGCGGCGTCTGGGAGGATCCGACACTCAGCCGCTCCTTTGGTTTAAACACCTGATGACTCAACGGGGAACTATGCTGCTTGACAGTTTTGTGATTAGGATGAAAAAGTCAGCGGTTATCAAGTTCTTACACAAGCAGAATCTTGCTCGATGTGCTTATCTAAAAGATCTCAGCTCAGTGTGGAGAATCAGGTGAGTATTTGCTCACTGGAACAGGAGTTGGTGCCAAAGACGGAACTCTGCACTGCCTTGTGAGGGTTTCTCTCAAATATTCTTTTGGCTGtgactcaggaggtagagagggtcgtccactaaccagaaggtctgtGGTTTGATCTCTGGCACTTCCAGTCTGTATTATGAAGTGTCCTTCCAAGACACTGAAATTGCTCCTGATGGCTGTGTGGATGGTGTGCGATAGAAAAGCACTGCATATAGAAGTGTTGTTTCAATGTCtgtgtaaatgggtgaatgtgaaAGCGCTAACATTTACTTTcttccatctgtgtttttcttagGTCAGTGACCCGCTCTTACTACCGCAACTCAGTCGGAGGCCTGCTGGTGTTTGACATGACCAACCGCGCCTCCTTTGACCATATCAAGGATTGGCACGCCGAGGTGTGCGAACGAGTGCAGCCGCACAAGGTTATGTTCGTCCTGGTGGGACATAAGAGCGACCACGACGCTGTGGGAGAGAGGGCGGTGAGTCGAGAAGAGGCCCAGAAACTGGCCGGGCAGCTGGGGATGCCGTACCTAGAGGCCTCAGCCAAGACGGGCCACAATGTGAAGGAGTCTTTCGAACTCCTCGCCCGTCGTGTCTATCAGGGTCTTTTGAGCGGGGAGGTGGAGCTTCAGGAGGGCTGGGACGGAGTCAAGTGTGCTGCCCcgcaggagctgcagctgcaaagAGCCAGTCAGGCTCCGGCCAGCACACCCTCCAACAGCAATAAGAAGTGTTGTGGTTGAACTGTGGACTGACTCTGGCATTTTAGTGGTGACCATCAGCAAACTCACCCATATGAAACCCATTAGCACCTTTTGTTGTGAGGATACAAACTTCAATACGTTAACAAGGGACTGATTTGTTGAAACTTTTTGtgatcttaaaaaaacaaaggtttAGTGGAGCTAGTTGCATGGCTCTGTGTCCACCACTTATTGGTCCtagaaatataaaactgaatCTAAGCCTCATTTGCACTATTTAGTACTAGTCTAGCATATTGATATATGCGTTTAAATATCAATATAAATATGTTAGTATTGTCTCTGTGAGCAAAGTGTGATAATAGCATTTTGGCCCAAAGTGTACCCTGGCAACAGTCAGCAGAAAGATTAGTGTTCTGTTATGTGAGCTCCATGGGCCACAGGTGATCGGACTGACAGGTCACACCTTGACCGTGCTTGAGTAAAAAGACGGACTTGATGACTTCCTGAGGCTGGAGCTGTTCCCTCGTTCAGATCAGATGTTTGTTTCCACCACATTCTGTCTTCATCTTCCCTTCCTCTGAGTCTACGACCTTTTGAGACCCGTGAGAAAAGTGGTAGTAGTTTCAACCCAGAAGGTCTGGGCTGTCCCAGGGTCCTTATGATATATGAGTAGGGCCATTTTATGCATCGCTTTTAGAAATCCCAAATTACGAATGGTTCAAAATATAACAGGGGGTGTAAGTAAACATTTTGAGGACACGCAACCCAAAAAGGTTTTGGAACTGCTGCACAAGGAAATTCAGTTTTTACCTCCAACCTTACATAAATCTGTGAAACTTGTATTGTTTGTTCTGTCAATAAATGGCAGCAGTTAAGTTATTGGGTCCCCTCGTTGATTATAAACATCCCCTCAGGCCTTTATGTGAACTAATCATCTGGACCTGGGTTGTTGTGTGGAAAGGGCTTTTGTTGTCACCTATAACTGCACAGCATCCTGCGTGTGACTGATCGTTTTTAGGTGCCTTTgttgaaattaattaaaagaaaactctgGGGTGCCTTTGGATATTgttcttttgaaatgttgtaAGGTTTCCATAGCAACTAATGTTCATCTGGCTGATGAGCAACctcctgtgtttctgcagaggTTTATTTAGTTAAAGACACTGATCTGTGTCCTTGGTTGACAGCAAATATACAGCAAGTACCATGACTCTATTTCaactgttttttaatgttttgctttcatttgaccctttcaaattaaatgtttttcatggaCAGTACATTAGTGCAGTATTTCTTTAACTTTACTGATTGTCAATCACAAATATGGAGAATCTCAttgaaataaatgcaaataacTTGCATTAGGTTAGTTATTCAAATGCTTTCCCCTTGAAGTTAACCCTTTCGTAAGTATGTCCTAGCTAACTTCAGTGTGGCAACAGAGGCTATACTCCAAAGCGTCTCCTTTTCTGATATCagtaatttatttataattgtttttttaatcagacgttgtgaaaagtcaaaatcTGGGGATCTATTCTTTTACCATAGTTTTAAACCAATTTGGTAAATTAGGCAAACTTCAATGCAGAATTTACAACTGTTGAATTAAGTGTAATAAAACCTACAACACTAAGAaccaatacagaaaatacatgtTAACAACAAAGGAAAATAACTTACTGTATGTGTGGCCACTATTTGCCGTACAGGAATTTCTTATCATTAAAACTATGATAAACAGCATTATAAGACTAGATAAACAGCGATGACCAGATATTTTACATACTCAAAATTTACGATGATCTATTATTGTCAAGATAACACCAAAGATCGTTTTAAGGAGGCAGAAGAATCTGTAACATTTGCATACAAATGCTCATAGTATCAAAAGGCACACTGGATACAGCAGTGGTCACAATCCAAGGATTATTCCAGTAAATGTTTATTCACAAAAATGCAACAAACAGCGTTCTGCCAGGATTAGCTtgatggaaacaaaacagaatcaGAGACAATAATTACATAATTGTGTGATGGTCCTGGCAAAACACTCAAATGTTAGAGACATAGCAATGAATCACGAATGTCATAAGAAACAAATACCCCCCTTTTCTTACCCTTACTCCAAAAGATTCcatttaaaaagggaaaaaaatcaaataaaaactatccaaaaagaaaagacattagACAGAGAGGGTCAGAATTTGAGTTTACAGTCTTGTTATTTTTTGGTTGTCTTACGGATCAGCGCCATtctctgaaatgaaacaaaggagaaaaatgTCAGGTCAATAATTTATGTTCATTCCAATACAAAACAGGTTGATATTACAGACGCATGCAAGGTAAAAAATGAACAGTTTCTCTACCTGTACACACTTTAACACatccaacacaaaaaaaactttctaTCACTCACCTGTTTGTGAGCCTCTGTGGTGCAAGCCTTCTTGAACGGCCGGATTTCATCTGAGCCATAACCAGGAATCCACATGTTCCACTGGCGTTCTGGgggaaattaaattataaaaaatgatTGCACACCATCAAAACTACACGAGCTGTTGAAGACTTCAGACCAGACACCAATATACCTGTGAGTAAACTCTTTCTATCACTCTGCCACAATCTACTTCCAACGTCCAACAATTGTTTAAAAGTTTTcgtaaaattttaaaaaggataaaagatttaaaaatcaatgatcCCCACGTCAAATTGGAATGAAACAGGGGGCATAAATTCATACACGTCCTGATACAACCATTTTTTAAGAAGACATCATGCAGGATATATTTGTGTGACCTAAAGAGACAAACTTAATCCAACTCTGTGAAAATATTCAGTGGAACAACCTTGCATAAAAGCCACTGGCAACTTACCAAGATGTAACTGAACATCCTTCACCTCCAAGGTGTTGGACTTGCGATGACGAGCCAGTTGACAGGCTGCTGTCACTACACTCTCTATAAAGTCGTCTGCAATTTGTAACAGCAtctgaggaaaaacagaagTTTTGAAAACCATCAATCATGGTCAGTAAAGGAAAGCAACACTCCACAACAGCTGGAAAGTCCCTTGTGTTTTTTGGCTGCTCGCACCATTTATCATGCAGCTTAGCTTTCAACAGAATTAAGTTTCAAAATGATGGATGTGCAGTAGAATGGGGACGCTTTGGGGCAGCAAGAACACGCAAgtggttttcatttcacagagaaaaatgcACTGCTGCTTACATTTACTCGGTGcttatacaaaaaaaacaactaaatacaaTAGTAATTTCCAACtgcagttaaaaacacagacagacctcCTCTACATCTTCATCCAGCTGCTCATTTGGATCAATCTCTCTCACCAGGTCCTGAAGCTTCTTCTTACTAAGAAcctaaacaggaaacagaagaatACATTCACTTCGTTAAagagtgtgtgctgtgtgcTCTCTCTAAAGTAGTCTAGTGATGGCCTGATTCTAAAattcacaggagacacattttaaaattcaatccaatttttaaaaaaataaccaaaAACATATATGTCACACTGGTCATTTGAGCCTGACTCCTCTTTTGGCAACTCTAATACTAAGAAGGATTAGCTCTTGATAATGGAGTAATAGTTAAAGCCACAAACACTGAAGACAGTAGACTGTCTAGCAGAGAACTGAATAACTTGAGCTATGGTCAAAATCATATGATAATTCAACATACACATCAGGTAAATGTAGCTCCACTAGGATGGTTATTCTTTTTTACCAAACAATTGTGTAGCCCTTATTTGCCATGGAAATGttagacctgtgtgtgtgtgtgtgtgcgtgcagttTTAACTGGTTGGTTGAACTCTATACAGACACAAGTGTAAGCAGTCAAGCAGTAATGTCCTTAAATGTAGTGACTGAAAGTAGACTGACCTGAGATCCTTCTGGACTACTTCTGCCAGCAGGGCCAGGGGCCCCCATAACCTTAACAGCCGCTGTGGTGCTGTTAGCCATGCTGGTGGCTTCAGGGAGCGTGGAGGGACTCTGGAGTTCCTCGGGAAGTTAAGTTATTGTGTCTCGTCTGTGTCTGAGTCCAGAGTTTGAGTCCAAGATCAGCACAGGTAAGATGTGTTGTCTTCTGACAGGGACCACGTCTGTAAACCTGCAGTACAATCAGAAATACTATGCATCTCTAGGTAACAGGGATACTTTGACTGCTTCAACCACACGGTAGAATCTTTATAAATACATCtatcaatgttttattttatctactCAATTTGCTCATTTCTCGATcttattaattaattgacaGGGAACTGAAGTAAAATCACGATTTAATTTAATCGCATTACTTAAGTTTTAATCTTCCTCCTGTTGTgcattttatacatttgtttCCAACAGTGCTGTGcagactgtttttaaaatctttacgACTTTCACCACTTTCCTACAGACACGCTTGCTAACTGTTTAGCTTCGAGACCCATGTAGCGGTTTAGCCGTTAAACAACGTTATCGATGTTTTAACGATATTTCAGAAATAGCAAACCAACACCACGTTTATAAAACACGGGCGTAACAAAGGAAAGCATTCGGTTGTTGTGCATCTTAATTAAATGAAGCAAACAGGTAAAAACCGAAGCTAACGTAACATTATGTGCTAAAAACAATAGCCGCTACCGAGATGTGACGTTAGCCGCACAGGCTAATCTGGCAGCTAATCCAGCACCGCTGTCTTGTGTTCGCTGTATCTTGAATTCAGACGTTAAATGACAAACTCACCCGATGAAACAAACACTATCTGTCCATGTCCACTCCACCGTTGTCAGAAATATGGAGATTTGACTCAGAATACCCGCCTCGGATGTGTCCGCGCGGCTAGCAAATATGATCGGTGATATTTTTCACTACTTCCGCCTTGTTCTTAACTGTTTCCGGTGGCAACGCTTCCCCCTCCACACTGCTTCCTGCTGGGGATGTTGTGGAACTACACCACTACACCAGGATGGGTCATTAAgtcatatttaaaataaaatcttaacttaagagaaacaaatgatcTCAGAGCATTTCAGAGATTTCACCTCAGAAAGTCAGAAACTATAAATCAGTACTGTTAAATAACAAGTGTGCATGAAAACAGTACAGAGAACTTAATGTAAGCGAGTAAAACACACTACGCTGTAACAGTGctgacaaaaatataaaaaaatatataaaaataaattatcataatacactcacacatttaaacaataaCGTTCTGgacttaatgaaataaaatacattatgtGAAAATGATACTAAAAGGATACAATGTTTTTAGCCCCACATGATAGTaaagctttattattattattgttgttattgttattattattagtgttattattgttattgttattattattattagtgttattattgttattattattgttattagtagAAGTAGTGACATAAATATATTGATCAATATcaatacaacaaaaatgagCCAGAGTTCTTACAAGtcaacctgaaataaaataaataaagagtcaCCTATCTTATATAATTAAAACTCCCAGTGGATAATTGATATTGATTATGGATACCATCCAAACAAGAAGCCCATAATCCAAACACTACGGCCAATAAAGATGAGTAACTAACCCATGAACAGAACACCGCACTCTGTATAACCACAAGGAATCAGGTGCAGATGCCTTCACCATAACAAACGGCTGTTAACCAGCCTCAGAGCTCCTGTAGATAAAGGGTATTTGGTCAGGTTTCTAAgaagtatttttatatttaacagtAATATGCTTTAAGTACAGAGGTTTGCGGTAGATGCAGCAAAGCTTAATATCTGACTGCGATGGAAAATATAATACTTCAGAGTCGCTCAGTCTACAGATGTCCAGTGCAAGTGTGCGTAGGCGCAAAGTATCTGTGAGAGCTTGACAGACCGAGTCTCTTTCGATTCTGTCTCCTGCTCAGCTCTGGTTAACAGCTAATGAATCAAAGGTCACAGAAAATGAAGCGTAAAATGTTTGCTTGTCCGGCATCAGA
This region of Paralichthys olivaceus isolate ysfri-2021 chromosome 13, ASM2471397v2, whole genome shotgun sequence genomic DNA includes:
- the rab42b gene encoding ras-related protein Rab-42b; protein product: MDLTLWQYQFRIIMLGDSTVGKSSLLKRYTENSFLESINQTVGVDFYVHFLEVELGVRVKLQFWDTAGQERFRSVTRSYYRNSVGGLLVFDMTNRASFDHIKDWHAEVCERVQPHKVMFVLVGHKSDHDAVGERAVSREEAQKLAGQLGMPYLEASAKTGHNVKESFELLARRVYQGLLSGEVELQEGWDGVKCAAPQELQLQRASQAPASTPSNSNKKCCG
- the taf12 gene encoding transcription initiation factor TFIID subunit 12, with protein sequence MANSTTAAVKVMGAPGPAGRSSPEGSQVLSKKKLQDLVREIDPNEQLDEDVEEMLLQIADDFIESVVTAACQLARHRKSNTLEVKDVQLHLERQWNMWIPGYGSDEIRPFKKACTTEAHKQRMALIRKTTKK